One window of Candidatus Mycobacterium wuenschmannii genomic DNA carries:
- a CDS encoding VOC family protein, with product MEILASRMLFRPADYQRSLTFYRDQIGLAIFRDYGAGTVFFAGQSLIELANHGAEEGSATSFPGALWLQVRDVAATQSELEGRGVTIAREARQEPWGLHEMHVVDPDGVLLIFVQIPPEHPLRRDSRLTS from the coding sequence ATGGAGATCCTCGCCAGCCGGATGCTGTTCCGCCCGGCGGACTACCAGCGATCGCTCACCTTCTACCGGGACCAGATCGGCCTGGCGATCTTCCGCGACTACGGCGCCGGCACGGTGTTCTTCGCCGGCCAGTCACTGATCGAGTTGGCCAACCACGGCGCCGAAGAGGGCTCGGCCACGTCCTTCCCGGGCGCGCTGTGGTTGCAGGTGCGCGACGTGGCCGCCACCCAGTCGGAGCTGGAAGGCCGCGGCGTCACAATCGCCCGCGAGGCCCGTCAGGAACCGTGGGGACTGCACGAAATGCACGTGGTCGATCCCGACGGCGTGCTGCTCATTTTCGTCCAGATTCCGCCCGAGCATCCGCTGCGCCGCGACTCGCGGTTAACGTCATGA
- a CDS encoding 1,4-dihydroxy-2-naphthoyl-CoA synthase, which produces MSDNPFHADQWKPVDGFAELTDITYHRHVSDATVRVAFDRPEVRNAFRPHTVDELYRVLDHARMSPDVGVVLLTGNGPSPKDGGWAFCSGGDQRIRGRSGYQYAEGETADTVDAARAGRLHILEVQRLIRFMPKVVICLVNGWAAGGGHSLHVVCDLTLASREHARFKQTDADVGSFDGGYGSAYLARQVGQKFAREIFFLGRPYTAEQMHQMGAVNAVVDHAELETEAIQWAAEINAKSPQAQRMLKYAFNLLDDGLVGQQLFAGEATRLAYMTDEAVEGRDAFLEKRPPDWTPFPRYF; this is translated from the coding sequence TTGTCTGACAATCCTTTTCACGCCGACCAGTGGAAGCCGGTCGACGGGTTCGCCGAGCTGACCGACATCACCTACCACCGGCACGTGTCCGACGCGACGGTCCGGGTGGCCTTCGACCGGCCCGAAGTGCGCAACGCATTCCGGCCGCACACCGTCGATGAGCTGTACCGCGTGCTCGATCACGCCCGGATGTCGCCCGACGTCGGCGTGGTGCTGCTGACCGGCAACGGCCCGTCACCCAAGGACGGCGGCTGGGCGTTCTGCTCCGGCGGCGATCAGCGCATCCGCGGGCGCAGCGGCTACCAGTACGCCGAGGGCGAGACGGCCGACACCGTGGACGCCGCGCGCGCCGGCCGGCTGCACATCCTCGAGGTGCAGCGGCTGATCCGGTTCATGCCCAAGGTGGTGATCTGCCTGGTCAACGGCTGGGCCGCGGGCGGCGGACACAGCCTGCACGTGGTCTGCGACCTCACCCTGGCCAGCCGCGAGCACGCCCGCTTCAAGCAGACCGACGCCGACGTCGGCAGCTTCGACGGCGGCTACGGCAGCGCGTACCTGGCCCGCCAGGTCGGCCAGAAGTTCGCCCGCGAGATCTTCTTCCTGGGTCGGCCGTACACCGCCGAGCAGATGCATCAGATGGGCGCGGTCAACGCCGTCGTCGACCACGCCGAGCTGGAGACCGAGGCCATCCAGTGGGCTGCCGAGATCAACGCGAAATCGCCGCAGGCGCAACGGATGCTGAAGTACGCGTTCAACCTGCTCGACGACGGGCTGGTCGGCCAACAGCTGTTCGCCGGCGAGGCGACCCGGTTGGCGTACATGACCGACGAGGCGGTCGAGGGCCGCGACGCGTTCTTGGAGAAGCGGCCGCCGGACTGGACGCCGTTCCCGCGCTACTTCTAG
- a CDS encoding nitroreductase family deazaflavin-dependent oxidoreductase, with protein sequence MGKSVRPPWWLKPANKVFVRMSRLGMSFGGESPVVLTVAGRKSGRERSTPVTPMTVGGREYVVAGFPGADWVANVRAAGEVTVARGRSVRRVRMVELSADEARPLLRVFPEEVPTGVGFMKRAGLVVDGRPEEFEALAGRCAVFRLDGIQ encoded by the coding sequence ATGGGCAAATCGGTGCGGCCGCCGTGGTGGCTCAAGCCGGCCAACAAGGTATTCGTCCGAATGTCGCGGCTGGGTATGAGTTTCGGCGGCGAGAGCCCGGTGGTGTTGACGGTCGCCGGCCGCAAGTCGGGGCGCGAACGGTCGACACCGGTTACGCCGATGACGGTCGGTGGCCGGGAATACGTGGTCGCCGGTTTCCCCGGCGCCGACTGGGTGGCCAACGTCCGCGCCGCCGGTGAGGTGACGGTGGCCCGCGGCCGCAGCGTGCGACGGGTCAGAATGGTCGAGTTGTCCGCTGACGAAGCCCGCCCGCTGCTGCGGGTGTTCCCCGAAGAGGTGCCCACCGGTGTCGGTTTCATGAAGCGTGCCGGCCTGGTCGTTGACGGGCGGCCGGAAGAATTCGAGGCACTGGCCGGCCGCTGCGCGGTCTTTCGACTGGATGGAATCCAATAA
- a CDS encoding aldo/keto reductase, with amino-acid sequence MTSKIGTHPVARVGYGAMQLAETSLDDAVAVLRRAIELGVNHIDTASFYGPGEVNRRIRAALQPYPDDLVIVSKVGARFTGESPIPLGPAQRPADLRAAVEDDLSQLGLDQIAVVNLRRLDLGPGLRAEGDQIVDLDDQLAEMIALRDEGKIGAIGVSSVPLEVLQRALPAGIACVQNSYSLLDRSQEAMLDVCTAENIAWVPYFPLGSAFPGFPKASDNPVVIEIAGELGATPSQVGLAWLLAHAPTTLLIPGTRSVDHLEENVAVGNIMLNADQQARLDAVTAAGTSAMPDGMEGFADHD; translated from the coding sequence ATGACGAGCAAGATCGGCACCCACCCCGTCGCCCGCGTCGGTTACGGCGCCATGCAACTGGCCGAGACGTCGCTCGACGACGCGGTCGCCGTGCTGCGTCGCGCAATTGAGTTGGGCGTCAACCACATTGACACCGCGTCGTTCTACGGGCCGGGCGAGGTGAACCGCCGGATCCGCGCGGCGCTGCAGCCCTACCCCGACGACCTGGTGATCGTCAGCAAGGTGGGCGCGCGCTTCACCGGCGAGAGCCCGATTCCGCTCGGCCCGGCGCAGCGGCCCGCCGACCTGCGCGCCGCAGTCGAAGACGACCTGAGCCAACTGGGCCTCGACCAGATTGCGGTGGTCAACCTGCGGCGCCTCGACCTCGGGCCCGGACTGCGGGCCGAGGGCGATCAGATCGTCGACCTCGACGACCAACTGGCCGAGATGATCGCGCTGCGCGACGAGGGCAAGATCGGCGCGATCGGCGTCAGCAGTGTGCCGCTGGAGGTCTTGCAGCGCGCCCTGCCCGCCGGCATCGCGTGCGTGCAGAACTCCTACAGCCTGCTGGATCGGTCTCAGGAGGCGATGCTCGACGTCTGCACCGCCGAGAACATTGCGTGGGTGCCGTACTTTCCGCTGGGCTCGGCGTTCCCGGGATTCCCGAAGGCCTCCGACAACCCCGTCGTCATCGAGATCGCCGGCGAACTGGGCGCGACGCCGTCGCAGGTCGGCCTGGCGTGGCTGCTGGCCCACGCACCGACGACGCTGCTGATTCCGGGAACCCGGTCGGTCGACCACCTCGAGGAGAACGTCGCCGTCGGCAACATCATGCTGAACGCGGACCAGCAGGCGCGCCTCGACGCCGTCACCGCCGCCGGGACCAGCGCGATGCCGGACGGCATGGAGGGGTTCGCCGACCACGACTGA
- a CDS encoding inorganic phosphate transporter has translation MNLQLFLLIIVVITALAFDFTNGFHDTANAMATSIASGALKPKTAVTLSAVLNLLGAFLSTAVAGTIAKNLVDAHLVKPDLIFAGLVGGIVWNLLTWLLGIPSSSSHALVGGIIGAMIAAVGGHGVIWTGVVSLVLIPALVSVVLAGVVGAVGTWLVYFFNRRVPEERSEAAFRRGQIFSASLVSLAHGTNDAQKTMGVIFLALISYGAVSRTEHLPPFWVILACACAMALGTYTGGWRIIRTMGKGIVEIKSPQGMAAESSSAVIILLSAHFGYALSTTQVVTGSVLGSGVGKPGAEVRWGVAGRMAAAWLITLPSAGLVGAITYYVVHGIGGYPGAIIGFLLLVAAAGAIYLQSRKTKVDHTNVNAEWKGDLTAGLDENGQPGLAGAPIGNGKVAHAPEAHAADAKKAGTL, from the coding sequence GTGAATCTTCAGCTGTTCCTTCTGATCATCGTCGTGATCACCGCGCTCGCATTCGATTTCACGAACGGCTTCCACGACACCGCCAACGCCATGGCGACGTCCATCGCGAGCGGGGCACTCAAGCCGAAGACGGCGGTGACGCTGTCGGCAGTGCTGAACCTCCTGGGAGCGTTCCTGTCGACGGCCGTGGCGGGAACCATCGCGAAGAACCTCGTCGACGCTCACCTGGTGAAGCCCGACCTGATCTTCGCCGGGCTGGTCGGCGGAATCGTCTGGAACCTGCTGACGTGGCTGCTCGGCATCCCGTCGAGTTCGTCGCACGCGCTGGTCGGCGGCATTATCGGCGCGATGATCGCGGCGGTCGGCGGACACGGCGTGATCTGGACCGGCGTGGTGTCGCTGGTGCTGATCCCCGCACTGGTCTCGGTAGTGCTGGCCGGCGTCGTCGGCGCGGTCGGCACCTGGCTGGTGTACTTCTTCAACCGCCGCGTCCCCGAAGAGCGCAGCGAAGCCGCGTTCCGCCGCGGCCAGATCTTCTCGGCCTCACTGGTCTCACTGGCGCACGGCACCAACGACGCGCAGAAGACGATGGGCGTGATCTTCCTGGCGCTGATCTCCTACGGCGCGGTCAGCCGGACCGAGCACCTGCCGCCGTTCTGGGTGATCCTGGCGTGCGCCTGCGCGATGGCCCTGGGCACCTACACCGGCGGCTGGCGGATCATCCGCACGATGGGCAAGGGCATCGTCGAGATCAAGTCGCCGCAGGGCATGGCGGCCGAATCCTCTTCTGCGGTCATCATTTTGCTGTCCGCCCACTTCGGTTACGCGCTGTCGACCACGCAGGTCGTCACCGGCTCGGTGCTCGGCAGTGGGGTCGGCAAGCCCGGCGCCGAGGTCCGCTGGGGCGTCGCCGGCCGGATGGCCGCCGCCTGGCTGATCACCCTGCCGTCCGCCGGCCTGGTCGGCGCGATCACGTACTACGTGGTGCACGGGATCGGCGGCTACCCCGGCGCGATCATCGGCTTCCTGTTGCTGGTCGCTGCCGCCGGCGCGATCTACCTGCAGTCCCGCAAGACCAAGGTCGACCACACGAACGTCAACGCCGAGTGGAAGGGCGACCTGACCGCCGGCCTCGACGAGAACGGCCAGCCGGGTCTCGCCGGCGCTCCGATCGGCAACGGCAAGGTCGCCCACGCACCCGAGGCCCATGCCGCCGACGCCAAGAAAGCAGGCACGCTGTGA
- a CDS encoding SDR family oxidoreductase, which produces MSWNPIRALAEQITLNSMRPPLVPRLLPKPGKIDLAGKRVVLTGASSGIGECAAEQFARRGATVVAVARRQDLLDELVGRITAAGGNAISIPCDLSDLDAVDALVADVEKRLGGVDILINNAGRSIRRPLAESLERWHDVDRTMLLNYTSPLRLIRGIAPGMFERGDGHIINVATWGVFSEPSPLFAVYNASKAALSAVSRVIETEWATKGVHSTTLYYPLVATPMIAPTKEYQGLPALTSEEAAGWMIEAARTRPVRIAPRMAIAAQAIDTVLPGIATTAIRRQRLQPNRAR; this is translated from the coding sequence GTGAGTTGGAACCCGATCCGAGCCCTGGCCGAGCAGATCACGCTGAACTCGATGCGTCCGCCGCTGGTTCCCCGCCTGCTGCCCAAGCCGGGCAAGATCGACCTGGCCGGCAAGCGCGTCGTGCTGACCGGGGCCTCGTCGGGGATCGGTGAGTGCGCCGCCGAGCAGTTCGCCCGCCGCGGCGCCACCGTGGTCGCGGTCGCCCGTCGGCAGGATCTGCTGGACGAGCTGGTCGGCCGGATCACCGCGGCCGGCGGCAACGCAATCTCGATCCCATGCGACCTGTCCGACCTGGACGCGGTCGACGCGCTGGTGGCCGACGTCGAGAAGCGCCTGGGCGGCGTGGACATCCTGATCAACAACGCCGGGCGCTCGATCCGCCGGCCGCTGGCCGAGTCGCTGGAACGCTGGCACGACGTCGACCGGACCATGCTGCTCAACTACACCTCCCCGCTGCGGCTCATTCGCGGCATCGCACCCGGCATGTTCGAGCGCGGCGACGGACACATCATCAACGTCGCGACCTGGGGTGTTTTCAGCGAACCGTCGCCGCTGTTCGCCGTCTACAACGCCTCGAAGGCCGCGCTGTCGGCGGTGAGCCGGGTGATCGAAACCGAGTGGGCGACAAAGGGTGTGCACTCGACCACGCTGTACTACCCGCTGGTGGCCACCCCCATGATCGCGCCGACCAAGGAGTACCAGGGCCTGCCGGCGCTGACCTCCGAGGAGGCCGCGGGCTGGATGATCGAGGCGGCCCGTACCCGCCCGGTCCGGATCGCGCCGCGGATGGCGATCGCCGCGCAAGCCATCGACACCGTGCTGCCGGGGATCGCCACCACGGCCATCAGGCGGCAGCGGCTCCAGCCCAACCGGGCGCGCTGA
- the menE gene encoding o-succinylbenzoate--CoA ligase, with product MDDVLHGRSPALLPVTDGTDLAALRVGEPIDDDVALVATTSGTTGTPKGALLTAAALTASARATHDRLGGPGRWLLALPSQHIAGLQVLVRSLVGGTTPVELDVSAGFDVGQLPSAVDQLGPGRRYTSLVATQLAKALHDPAATAALAGLDAVLLGGGPAPRPVLDAAATAGLNVVRTYGMSETAGGCVYDGVPLDGVRLRLDDGRIVLGGPTLANGYRNPPTPDPFAEAGWFRTDDLGAVDDSGVLSVLGRVDDAISTGGLTVLPQPVEAALRTHPAVADCAVFGLPDDRLGQRVVAAVVLADGFAAPALEELRAHLVQTLDHTAAPRDLLFVDALPLRGIGKVDRAALIRLAEPPRMR from the coding sequence CTGGACGACGTTCTGCACGGCCGCTCCCCCGCGCTGCTTCCGGTCACCGACGGCACCGACCTCGCGGCCCTGCGGGTCGGCGAACCGATCGACGACGACGTGGCGCTGGTCGCGACGACGTCGGGCACCACCGGGACACCCAAGGGCGCGCTGCTGACCGCCGCCGCGCTGACCGCCAGCGCACGGGCCACCCACGACCGCCTAGGCGGACCGGGTCGCTGGCTGCTGGCGCTGCCGTCGCAGCACATCGCCGGGCTGCAGGTGTTGGTGCGCAGCTTGGTGGGCGGCACGACGCCGGTCGAGCTGGACGTGTCGGCCGGCTTCGACGTCGGCCAATTGCCTTCTGCCGTAGACCAACTCGGCCCCGGCCGGCGCTACACCTCGCTGGTCGCCACGCAGTTGGCCAAGGCCCTGCACGACCCCGCCGCCACCGCGGCGTTGGCCGGCCTGGACGCCGTGCTGCTCGGCGGCGGCCCGGCGCCGCGGCCGGTGCTCGACGCCGCGGCCACCGCGGGCCTCAACGTGGTCCGCACCTACGGGATGAGCGAGACCGCAGGTGGCTGCGTGTACGACGGCGTCCCCCTCGACGGCGTCCGCCTCCGCCTGGACGACGGCCGGATCGTGCTCGGCGGCCCGACGCTGGCCAACGGCTACCGCAATCCGCCCACCCCCGACCCGTTCGCCGAGGCCGGCTGGTTTCGCACCGACGACCTTGGCGCCGTTGACGATTCGGGAGTGCTCAGCGTGCTCGGCCGGGTCGACGACGCGATCAGCACCGGCGGGTTGACGGTGCTGCCGCAACCGGTCGAGGCCGCGCTGCGGACTCACCCGGCGGTGGCCGACTGCGCGGTGTTCGGGCTGCCCGACGACCGGTTGGGCCAGCGCGTGGTGGCGGCGGTCGTGCTGGCCGACGGTTTCGCCGCGCCCGCGCTCGAGGAGTTGCGCGCCCACCTGGTCCAGACGTTGGACCACACGGCGGCGCCGCGCGACCTGCTGTTCGTCGACGCCCTGCCGTTGCGGGGCATCGGCAAGGTCGACCGGGCGGCGCTGATAAGGCTGGCCGAGCCGCCCCGGATGCGATAA
- a CDS encoding DUF3349 domain-containing protein: protein MNRFLNSVVAWLRAGYPEGIPPTDYAPVLALLSRRLSNDEVKLVARELIARGDFDHVDIGVLITQITDELPAPNDVERVRARLAAKGWPLEDARDGEDTV from the coding sequence GTGAACCGATTCCTGAACTCGGTGGTCGCGTGGCTGCGCGCGGGCTACCCGGAGGGCATCCCACCGACCGACTACGCGCCGGTGCTGGCCCTGCTGTCGCGCCGGCTGAGCAACGACGAGGTCAAGCTGGTGGCGCGTGAACTGATCGCCCGCGGCGACTTCGATCACGTCGACATCGGTGTGCTGATCACCCAGATCACCGACGAGTTGCCGGCGCCCAACGACGTCGAACGGGTCCGCGCGCGGCTGGCCGCCAAGGGCTGGCCGCTGGAAGACGCCCGCGACGGCGAGGACACCGTATAG